In Panicum virgatum strain AP13 chromosome 5K, P.virgatum_v5, whole genome shotgun sequence, the genomic window ttactgAAATTGCATTGTTTAATTTGTTCAAACCAGTCTCACAATGAAAAAAAATCTGCAAACTTGCCAGGTATTTTATAAGTATGAGAAACTGAATAAACAGATCAATTGATATACCTCTGTGTCTTTTCACAAGACGGTATGCTTGTTTCTGTGCCTCTGCTAAATGATTTTCTAGCTCAAATATGTAATTTTTAAGCTTCTCATATTCAGGAGTAGATTCCTCCACCGGCTTTTCTTTTCCCAGAACAACATCACTAACTTTTGACTGTACATCCTAAATGAAAATGGAGACACGATTGTTAATCAGTAAATGTAATGTCAATACTGGGAGGGATGGAGGGAGGTCGGAATAATGCTATTTATAATCCTGCAAATAAGTAGCATGAATGTCTCACTGGACATACGAGACACAGTACCTTAAACATCTGTAAGAAATCTGCTGGTTTCTTAAAAATGCCAGTCTCATAAGACCTTGCCCTATCCATTTTCTGCTTCATGCAAAGGAAAAAGAAACATGAGCAGAAGATCAAAACCAACAATAAATTATTTAGTCACAAGAATGAGATATATGTAAGCATGGAGTTATGGATATAGAAAGATATAAGACAAGTAGACAACCAACAAGAGAGCACGAGCCCTGCAAGCTACAAGGATGCAAGAGACTATTATAGAGTATGAAGTTGAACAATTAAACAATCAGACCTTCACAACCTATGGTATCTGACTgacttatttatttatattctgGAGGAAATTTCAGCATGAAATCAAGCAAAATGATCAGTGGACATTTCCCTAAAATAGTACAATACTTTGTTTCAAGAACTATGGTTTATGAAAAGAAACTTAACTAAAACACAATCTAATTACCTCTTCATCAGCCTGCAAAAATACCCTCAAGACTTCACTTTGCTTGAGTTCAGGGTGTGAAGCTATCCTGTTCACGAATAAGTCCAGAGCTTGACGCCGCAATTCAATGAACTCCTTGCTAAAACGAAATTTCTCTGATAGCAAAGAATTAAAAAGCCCAGTAATCAACACACAAGTCATTAGCACAATTGTTCAGCAATCCAGAGACTTCTTGTCCCAAAAGATTAAAAAACATTGTTACGAAAATCATAATTTGGGATCTTACCAACAGCATTCTTCTCTGGAAGGGGAGGTATAAAAATGCCTTTGTACTTCTCAGCAAGCCTATCATGCAACCATTCAAAATCACTATAGCGACGAATAACAATTTTCTCTGGTCCCTCAAATTCAGGCAAGTTGGTCTACAGAAACAAAATTGTGGCAAATCAACTAGTGTTGGATGTCAAAAAAGTGCACAGTTGTTAGCAGTTCTTTACAAGTTTACCATGCAATTTGAGCAATACATCATTAAATTGCTTAGATGGAAGATTGCATTTAGTTACTGTTTCGATTTATTATTAAACTCAAATGCCCATTTTTCACAATTCGAACTTACAGCCACCTTTAAAGTCATAACACTAGTGCCTTCATACTGTCCTGATGCTACATAGTTTGTTCTTCTAGCCCGCTGATTTCAAAGTTCAGAAACACAGTTCAATTCTCCACTGTTTTCTTCCTCCAGTAAATACTTTACTGATAGCTCTACTGGTTACATGATATCTATCGAACACTTTACTTAAATCTAGATGGACAGAATGAGCTTCAATTAATACTGGATGAAAACTGATATTAGTTCCAGATCTATATAAGGAAGTCATAACCCAAATTTAGAATTCACTGATCCAGCTCTTATGCTGCAACACAAACTGTGCAAAAAATAGCTCTAAAATTAGGCAACTCGCACGAGTATAAGCAAAACATTAACTCGAAGAGCATGTTGCAAAATCAATCACTAAACCAGGAGCAACTGACGACTTCGCGGTTTGGTAGCCGAGACCACACCAGATTACCTTGGTGATGACGCGGTAGGAGATGTAGGCCTGCACGCCGGTGCCCATCTTGACGGGATCCGTGACGGAGATCGAAAGgaacggcgccaccgccgccgccgccgcccccggccccgcCGGCGACCGCGGGCTCTGCGACGGGCTCCTCTCCTGCCAGAGCCCCCATAGACAGATTCAGCGCCAATTAGCAGCCGTGCGAATCAATGGTGAGAAGCGCGGCAGGAGAAGCGGGGCGGCTCTTGTGGTTACCGGCGAGATCATGGCGAGCTTCGCGGGGAAGCCTCCTCCCTTCCCTGGTGCGGCACGGCGAAGCGACGGGAAGAAGAGGACGACTtcggaagaaaaggaaaacgattttttcttttttttctccgatTCGATTCGATTTTCCGTGGGGTACTTTTTGTCCAGATGGTTTGTTACGGGATTACGggctttggattttttttttttagggTAGATTACGGGCTTTGGATGGGTTGGATCGGTATTCTCTGGACTCAGCTCGGCCCGAGCCCATCTTCAGGACTGGGCTCAAGAGTGGCTCGTCCAAACGGCCCACGGCCCACCGTCTTCTCCCCCCCTTTCCAAAGGGCTTGCTCCGCCACGGACTTGTGGACCCCAAGTCTGCATCGGCATTCGGCACGCCTGCCATTCATTACTCGCCGATCACCTGCGCTCTCGCCGCCGTCTCGCCACCTCCCACCAGTGACGTGACGTCTCGCTCAGCTCAACCATGGAGCGCGCGCGCGTCAGGAGCTCCCCCAGCGCCGAGCGCTTCCTCGGCTCCTTCCTTACCCCCACAGCCGCCGGCGACCAGTCCGCCTCCGCTGCCTTCGAGCTCGACGAGGACGACCTCTTCTCCGCAGGATCCGGCTCGCCCGAGCCGCCGCAGCCGGTGAGGCGCCCGCTCATCCTATCCTCCGTGcgccccgcaaaccctagccctctCCCCCGTCTCCGCAGCCCGCCGGAGGGCATCCTGGACGCCCtacccgagcgccgccgctcgccgcctcgaTCCTCTTCATCGACATCGCCGTCCCCCGCTGCCCCTCCCCGCATGATCCCCGCCGTCCcccgcccggcgccggcgccggcgccgcatgTGGCGCGGTCTCTGCCGGTCAATGTCCCTGCGGCGCGGTTGCATAAGCCGCCCAAGGTGATGGGTGGAAAGACTTTACGgtttcccctctcctccctggatgaggacgacgaggagatgCTGCCGCCGCATGAGAtggtggcgcgcgcgcgggcacgGGAGTCGCCGATGACGACGTTCTCAGTGCTGGAAGGAGCCGGGCGCACGCTCAAGGGACGGGACCTCCGCCAGGTACGCAATGCAGTCTGGCGGAAGACTGGATTCCTCGACTGACCCGTGCCATTTGCACTGGCCAGTAGCCTTAAGATAGATTCAAGTGATTGATTTTATATGTCTGGACATCTTGTTGTGTACATTATTGATTGATGATTGGGTGTTAATTTTAGTCACACCTGAAAAACGTATCTGTTCTATTAGTACTTTTAAACTTTCGATTCAGGCAGTTAAGTTGCCGGTATTGGGATATTTGGTTTGGCTTCAGATCAATGTGTATCATGCGTGCCTCTGTGGAGTAATTTACTGCAAAAATAAGGTGTTAATTTTTAGCTGAGTTCAACATTTATTTACTAGAGGTGTCAGTTTGTGTAAATTGGTGGTGGTGTTGTGGTAGGGGAGCAAAGAGCATTGGTTCAATTTTACTGATGCTTTCCTTATGCTGGTCATTAGTTCTTAACTTACTATAACCCCTCTACATCCTGGTTCTTCTTTGAATTCTAATCTTTCTAACGAAGTTGTAACCTTAGGGTGTGAAGATTTTGTAGATGAGTAGGTTCGTGTGTGTATCATATAGGTGGGGGTTAATCTGGATAGTATCTTGTTTTACGTTTTTGCTTAAGTCAGTTTTTCAGGCTGGATCTAACTTATTCGTACACATATTGACATATATGAAAATTATGTTTGGAAGCTATTTCTTTAATGTGGTCCAGACTTGAATTCAGTGAACACGAATGATTTCATCAATTCTTGTAGTTTAGGACCTACGGAGTACTGCATACTGTTTATTTCTATTGAACAACAGAGTCAAAAGTCAAAATGTTTGTCCTCTATTGGTTTTTGCTTTGCCTTATAACTTGTTCAGTCACTTATAAGTCGATCACACAAGTTTCCCTCTGGATTGTGAGGACAAAAATGCTAAATGGAACGCTGTGCAGGGTCATAGTTTGTAATATGATTGAGCGAGTGCCATAGTGGTAATCAACAAAAAGAGTGTTGTGGAATAAGTGGAATACCTTTTTCCGGTCTATTTCTGAGATTCTGAATATTTCGAGGCAATCATGGACTGGGTGCTGAAATGGttattgtcggtaccctgtaacagggatacccactcttactgcagcaaggcaggacccgcgtagttatccgtagctgcgcgggaaagacggagtagccaggccccacaggccaggcttttccctcaccaggccaggcttttccctcaccacaccaacggccccggaccgttccccgcctgaggatgggtccggtgacgccacgtgtctctaaggaagggaagctccgggctgaccgccgaggccgcggacccccagaggggtccgggacctcctgcgcccgtccggactccccccaccgtgtaggggtccggagccgccacgtgtcccggagacgcgggatcgtgcgcgagtcttccgcaggaagactcgctCACCTGCCGCATTTAATGtggtggacaaggcgtgctctgccgccgcggtacgcaaGACAGCcttgtcaggcctcgctgagcaccgcgtattaccaaggagcacagtgcagccgcctgtaccgcacccgcgcagagcccgcctgcagcattaaatggatatgacagcacg contains:
- the LOC120708759 gene encoding proline-rich receptor-like protein kinase PERK10 encodes the protein MERARVRSSPSAERFLGSFLTPTAAGDQSASAAFELDEDDLFSAGSGSPEPPQPVRRPLILSSVRPANPSPLPRLRSPPEGILDALPERRRSPPRSSSSTSPSPAAPPRMIPAVPRPAPAPAPHVARSLPVNVPAARLHKPPKVMGGKTLRFPLSSLDEDDEEMLPPHEMVARARARESPMTTFSVLEGAGRTLKGRDLRQVRNAVWRKTGFLD
- the LOC120708756 gene encoding sorting nexin 1-like; amino-acid sequence: MISPERSPSQSPRSPAGPGAAAAAVAPFLSISVTDPVKMGTGVQAYISYRVITKTNLPEFEGPEKIVIRRYSDFEWLHDRLAEKYKGIFIPPLPEKNAVEKFRFSKEFIELRRQALDLFVNRIASHPELKQSEVLRVFLQADEEKMDRARSYETGIFKKPADFLQMFKDVQSKVSDVVLGKEKPVEESTPEYEKLKNYIFELENHLAEAQKQAYRLVKRHRELGQSLAEFGKAIKLLGACEGDVMEKVFSEVGSKSEMLSIKLQREADNLLFNFEEPLKDYVRAVQSIKATMMDRANAFRQHFDLDQERKYKELNLEKLKFMNPEKYAEAESEFRELKADSEEATKKFEHIVRLMNEEHARFQEEKTADIGLAFHEFAKGQAKLAKDIADAWRSVLPKLEACSTS